The following are from one region of the Calonectris borealis unplaced genomic scaffold, bCalBor7.hap1.2 HAP1_SCAFFOLD_219, whole genome shotgun sequence genome:
- the LOC142077331 gene encoding gamma-secretase subunit PEN-2-like: protein MNLERVSNEDKLELCRKYYLGGFALLPFLWLVNVLWFFREAFVAPPYGEQPLIRRYVRRSALGLGLWGVGLGAWVGVFQSRRAEWGALGDFLAFTLPLGTP, encoded by the exons atgaaCCTGGAGCGCGTCTCCAACGAGGACAAGCTGGAGCTCTGCCGCAAGTACTACCTGG GGGGCTTTGCGCTGCTGCCCTTCCTGTGGCTGGTGAACGTCCTCTGGTTCTTCCGCGAGGCCTTCGTGGCCCCCCCCTACGGGGAGCAGCCCCTGATCCGGCGCT acgTGCGGCGctcggcgctggggctggggctgtggggggtggggctgggggcctgGGTCGGGGTCTTCCAGAGCCGCCGGGCGGAGTGGGGGGCCCTGGGCGACTTCTTGGCCTTCACCCTCCCCCTCGgcaccccctga